The Raphanus sativus cultivar WK10039 chromosome 2, ASM80110v3, whole genome shotgun sequence genome includes a region encoding these proteins:
- the LOC108830486 gene encoding probable polygalacturonase At3g15720 gives MKYGAVGDGISDDTSAFQKTWDSACNGSSKMGSVYVPSGKAFLLNSLHFRGPCKSKPLLFTMDGKMKAQSDPNKWQKGENGIIPWLIFERVEGLVISGRGLLDGQGKGWWDIHCRDHPGPNCIWLAPTMMTFSNCRNVILKSLRFRNSAQSHVLVMGSQNVHIKDIKIKSPEVSPNTDGVHITSSSAVFITHSDFATGDDCVSIGDQVHDLSVTFVNCGPGHGVSVGSLGRGGTEVAVEDIRVAHVNFTGTTNGARIKTWPGGTGYVRGIEFFDIRFASVQNPIIIDQFYGCAPNCVQTEKAVHIEKVKYMKMSGTSRTEVAMKLECSGKNACSKVFMRDIDLSPANGIDSVTSLCSFVQGSTQGTIRPSSCIVSIQ, from the exons GGAAGTGTATATGTACCGTCAGGGAAAGCGTTTCTGCTTAACTCTCTCCACTTCAGGGGTCCTTGCAAATCAAAACCTCTCCTGTTCACG ATGGATGGAAAGATGAAAGCCCAGAGTGATCCAAACAAGTGGCAAAAAGGAGAGAACGGGATAATACCATGGCTCATATTCGAACGAGTGGAGGGACTTGTAATCTCTGGACGTGGCTTGTTAGACGGCCAAGGCAAAGGATGGTGGGACATTCATTGTAGAGACCATCCCGGACCC aattGCATCTGGCTTGCACCAAcg ATGATGACATTCAGCAATTGCCGAAATGTAATATTGAAGAGTTTGAGATTTAGAAATAGTGCACAATCACACGTTCTTGTTATGGGAAGCCAAAACGTGCATATCAaagacataaaaataaaatctccgGAGGTTAGCCCTAACACCGACGGTGTCCACATCACATCTTCCTCCGCCGTTTTTATCACTCACTCCGACTTCGCCACTG GTGATGATTGTGTGTCGATAGGAGATCAAGTGCATGATTTGAGTGTTACATTTGTCAACTGTGGACCTGGTCACGGTGTCAG CGTTGGGAGTTTAGGTAGAGGAGGAACAGAGGTAGCAGTGGAAGACATACGTGTAGCCCACGTTAACTTCACAGGAACAACAAACGGAGCTCGAATCAAGACTTGGCCTGGAGGAACTGGTTACGTGCGTGGAATAGAATTCTTCGACATTCGTTTCGCTTCCGTACAAAATCCCATCATCATTGATCAGTTCTATGGTTGTGCTCCTAATTGTGTTCAGACT GAAAAGGCAGTTCACATAGAGAAAGTGAAATATATGAAGATGAGTGGAACGTCGAGGACAGAGGTGGCAATGAAGCTGGAGTGTTCAGGGAAGAATGCATGTTCCAAAGTTTTCATGAGAGACATAGACTTGTCTCCAGCCAATGGCATTGATTCTGTCACCTCTCTCTGCAGCTTTGTACAAGGCTCAACTCAAGGCACCATTCGACCTTCCTCTTGTATTGTATCCATCCAGTGA
- the LOC108819254 gene encoding glyoxylase I 4 translates to MKENTGNPLHLKSLNHISLLCRSVEESMSFYQHVLGFLPIRRPGSFDFDGAWLFGHGVGIHLLQSTEPEKLLKKTEINPKDNHISFQCESMGAVEKKLKEMKIEYVRAVVEEGGIQVDQLFFHDPDGFMIEICNCDSLPVVPLAGEIARSCSRVNIHQLVQPPQIHP, encoded by the exons ATGAAAGAAAATACGGGAAACCCTCTGCATCTCAAGTCGTTGAATCACATATCTCTTCTATGTCGATCCGTGGAGGAGTCCATGAGCTTTTACCAGCACGTTTTAGGTTTTCTCCCCATCCGGAGACCTGGCTCTTTTGATTTCGATGGCGCCTG GTTGTTTGGTCATGGAGTTGGGATTCATCTTCTGCAATCTACAGAGCCTGAGAAACTACTCAAGAAAACTGAGATCAATCCCAAGGATAATCACATTTCTTTCCAG TGTGAGAGCATGGGGGCGGTAGAGAAAAAGCTCAAGGAAATGAAAATAGAGTATGTGAGAGCTGTGGTTGAAGAAGGTGGAATCCAAGTCGACCAGCTCTTCTTCCACGATCCTGATGGCTTTATGATTGAGATTTGCAACTGCGATAGCCTCCCTGTTGTGCCTCTGGCAGGAGAGATTGCTCGTTCATGCTCTCGTGTCAATATCCACCAGCTGGTCCAGCCACCTCAGATCCACCCCTAG
- the LOC108819242 gene encoding pentatricopeptide repeat-containing protein At1g80150, mitochondrial, with the protein MLSLRLTRRFCSSSSSSSSSSGVFAPSCFHHLPAESNQEEPPALVKLKSERDPHKLFNLFKANATNHLVIENRFAFEDTVSRLAGARRFDFIEDLLEHQKTLPQGRREGFIVRIIMLYGKAGMTNHALDTFYNMDSYGCKRTVKSFNAALKVLTLRPDLHAIQDFLLHVPSKYGVVMDAFSFNIAIKSVCDMGFLDKASLAMKEMEKSGLKPDVVTYTTLISAFYKHDRYVVGNGLWNRMVLKGCRPNLTTFNVRIQFLVNRGRAWDANDLLMLMPKLQMEPDNVTYNMVIKGFFVAGFPEMAERVYTAMHGKGYKPNVKIYQTMIHYLCKAGKFDLGYTMCKDCMRKKWYPNLDTVGVLLDGLVKKGQLDQAKLIMGLVHKRVPPFSSKQLLPLKVHFVTVLHGE; encoded by the coding sequence ATGCTATCTCTGCGACTCACTCGCAGAttctgctcttcttcttcttcttcttcttcttcctctggtGTTTTTGCCCCCTCCTGCTTTCACCACCTTCCAGCTGAATCCAATCAGGAGGAGCCTCCTGCCCTTGTCAAGCTTAAATCTGAGCGAGACCCTCACAAGCTATTCAACCTCTTCAAAGCTAACGCCACTAACCACCTGGTGATTGAGAATCGTTTTGCTTTCGAGGACACTGTTTCTAGATTAGCCGGTGCACGTCGGTTTGATTTCATCGAGGATCTGCTTGAGCATCAGAAGACACTTCCACAAGGCAGGCGCGAGGGCTTCATTGTTAGGATTATTATGCTATACGGCAAGGCTGGGATGACCAATCACGCCCTCGATACTTTCTACAATATGGATTCTTACGGCTGCAAGAGGACTGTTAAGTCCTTCAACGCCGCGCTTAAAGTCTTGACTTTGAGACCTGATCTCCACGCCATCCAGGACTTCCTTCTCCATGTCCCCTCCAAGTATGGGGTTGTAATGGATGCGTTTTCGTTTAACATTGCTATTAAATCTGTCTGTGACATGGGGTTTCTTGACAAGGCGTCTCTGGCCATGAAGGAGATGGAGAAGTCTGGGTTGAAACCTGACGTGGTTACATATACTACGCTTATATCGGCGTTCTACAAGCACGATAGGTATGTGGTTGGCAATGGACTGTGGAACCGTATGGTGCTCAAGGGGTGTAGGCCTAATCTCACCACCTTTAATGTTAGGATTCAGTTTTTAGTGAACAGGGGAAGAGCCTGGGATGCAAATGATCTGTTGATGTTGATGCCAAAACTCCAGATGGAACCGGACAATGTGACATATAACATGGTCATCAAAGGTTTTTTTGTAGCGGGGTTCCCTGAAATGGCAGAAAGAGTTTATACAGCGATGCATGGTAAAGGTTACAAACCCAATGTGAAGATCTACCAGACGATGATACACTATTTGTGTAAGGCGGGAAAGTTTGATTTGGGTTATACAATGTGTAAGGATTGTATGAGAAAGAAGTGGTACCCAAACTTGGACACAGTTGGTGTGTTGCTGGACGGGCTTGTGAAAAAAGGCCAGCTTGATCAAGCCAAGTTGATTATGGGGTTAGTTCACAAACGAGTTCCACCGTTCAGCTCAAAACAGTTGCTCCCCCTTAAAGTCCATTTTGTAACTGTTTTACATGGAGAGTAG